Within Pseudomonas tructae, the genomic segment ACAAGGGCACCATCAGCCCCAGCAGGTTGATCAGCAGGCTGGCGAGAATGGCGTCGCTGTACAGCCAGCGAGAGAGTTTCAGGGTATCGCGGAACCAGGCGTTGACCCGCGGCATCAGGGGCGCGCGCAGGTCTTCGAGTTCGTGACGGGGGCGGGCGAACAGCGCTTCACCGGCGTAGGCATCGAGCAATTCTTCGCGGCTGACCCACTGTTCACCGCCTTCGGCTTCACACGGCAGGATCAGCGCCCGGCCGTCGTCACCCCAGCGGCGCAACACTGCGCAGCGCCCGTCCTTGAACAGCAACAGCACGGGCAGGTTGAGCGTCGAGAGCGCGCCCAGTTCACGCCGCAGTACCCGCGCCTGCAAACCGGCCCGGGCTGCTGCCCGGGGCAGCAGCTCAAGGCTCAGGCGTTGGTTGGGCAGGGGCAGGCCGGCACTCAGGCCGGCGCGGCTGACCGTGCAACCGTGCAGCTTGCAGAGGATCAGCAAACCATCGAGTAACGGGTCATCGAAACTCTGGCGCGGATCGGCCGCCGAGCTCGCAGGTTGCATGCTGGTCACAGTCGCCTACTCCTGCAGCGGGGAAGGGGGTTAGCGCATATCGGGCAAACGCGCCTCGCTCTTCACTTCGCTCTTGGCGATCGCCTCCGGCGGCAGCGAGATGCGCTGCTTGCTCAGTAGTTCACCCATGTTGGCCAGGACCCGGTACATGGAGAACTCTTCGGTGTAGCGCACCTCGGTGTAGCGGCGATTGGCGTTGTACAGCTCGTTCTCACTGTCGAGCAGGTCGAGCAGGGTCCGCTGGCCAAGGCCGAACTGATCCTGGTAGGCCGCACGTACGCGGGTGGTGGTCTCGGCGTACTCGCGTGCTGCTGGCAATTGCACGCGGGCGTTGTTCATGGCGTTCCACGACAAGGCCAGGTTCTCGTTGAGGGTGCGCAGGGCGTTGTTGCGGATGTCCATGGCCTGGTTGATCTTGTGCGCATCGGACTGCAGGCGGGCCTTGTCGCTGCCGCCGCGGAACAGGTTGTAGCTGAGCTCGACGCCAGCTTGCCAGTCGTTGTTGTCGTGGCCAACCTGGCCTGCGGTGTTGTTGTTGGCACCGGTGGCCAGCACAGCATCCAGGCGTGGGTAGAACGGCGACTTGGCCACTTCGTATTGCTGCTCGGCGGCATTGACGTCGGCCTGGGCCGATTTCAGATAGGGGTTGTTGTCGAGCATGCCCTGGCGCGCAGCGCCCAGGTCGCCGGGCACCTCACCCTTGATGGTGGTCGGGGTTTCCAGCTCATCGGCCGGGCGGCCAACGACGCTGTAGAAGTTGGCCTCGGCATCGGCCAGGTCGACTTCGGCGGTGTACAGGTTGTTTTCCGCCAGGGCGCGACGGGCAGTCGACTGATCACGGTCGGCGTTGCTGCCAACCCCGCGCTCGCTGCGCAGGCCGATCTGGTCGTTGACCCGCAGGTGCGCTTGCAGGTTGTTCTTGGCCAGGGTTACCAGTTCACGACGCTTGAGTACCTCAAGGTAAACCTCGACAGTGCGCAGGGCGATGGACTCGGCGGTGGCCTGGGTGTAGTAGGCCCGGGAGTTGACCACGGCCTCGGTGCGCCCGACTTCGTTGGGGGTATTGAAACCATCGAAGAGCATCTGCCGCAGGCGCAGGTCGGATTGGGTGTAGCTCAGCGTCTCTTTATTATGGTTACGGCTGCCGTCGGCGTTGAAGCCACGGGTATTGGTGTTGTCAGAGCGTTGCCGGCCGTATCCGGCTACCAGGTCGACGGTTGGGAAGTAGCCCCCTCTGGCGAACTTCACGTCTTCATCGGCAGACAACCGGCTGTTTCTGCTGGCATTGATTTCCGGGTGTTGATCCACGGCGCTTTGCACAGCCTCATTAAGTGACATCGCCTGGGCATGGGTACATGCCATGGCCAACAGAATTGCGCTGGTGATGGGGGTCAAAACGCGCATGGGGTACTTCTCCCTGAATTCTAATAATGGTCCTGCGATCGTCAAAAAAGTGACGAAAACTTGAGTGCAAACCGTATCAGGCTTGTAACAACAGAGCTAAGAACATTTACGCGCGCAGCTAAGAAGATTTTCTCATAAGGCTTATGCGAAAAAAAACTTATGCGGTCTAAGAAATCCGCGACATTGTTCATATCAGGCGGCCCATGGAATCAGCGCTAGGGTGCATTTTTTCGGGCGTCAGAGAAAGTTCCCGTGTTTTTGCAGCATAGGGCATGGATGTAGCGGAGGGGATGGAGGCGGGGCGAAGTTTGGCGACAAAATTTTGGCACTGTCGCTTGACCACTTCGCTCAATCACTTTCACCGCAGCACTGACTGGCGAAGCCTTTGATTTCATTGAAGTCATAGCGTCAGACCAGGCTGTTTCAGCGCCGGCCTGCGGGTACTCCCGCCGGGGTGGCCACGCGAAAGTTCAGCGCACGTTTGCTGCAATCAACCGATTTGCAGTGGAGGAGTGCGCTCATGGCTAAGTTAATCGGGATCGTCAGCAAGGTGGTGGGTGAAGTCTTCGCTGTGGGCAGCGATGGCAGCCGCCGACCCCTGGTCGAAGGCGATCGGCTATATGCCGGCGAGCAACTGGATACCGGCGTTGCCGGCGCTGTCGCCGTCCACCTGCAAAACGGTGCCGAACTTACCCTCGGCCGCGGCAGTAACCTGACCCTGACCCCGGAGTTGCTGGCCAACCAGGCCGCTCATGTCGATACACCTGAGTCGTTGACCCCAAGCCAGGCGCAGTTGAGCGACGTGGAAAAACTCCAGCAAGCCATCGCAGCTGGTGCCGACCCGACCCAGGACGCCGATCCGACGGCGGCCGGGCCCGCCTCTGGCGGTGCGCCCGGGGCACTGGGTGGCGGCCATAGCTTTGTGATTCTCGACGAGGTGGCAGGGCGCGTTGATCCTGTGATCGGTTTCCCTACGGCAGGCTTCAACGGTTTTCCCGAGTTGCGCGAGCTGGACGTTGGCCTGATCAACAACAACGACGACCTGCCGCCAGTTGCCGTGGACAATCCGGTCAGCATTGAAGGGCTTGGTGTCGAGGGTGGCGAGCTGTCGCTGAGCGAAGCCAATCTGCCCCAGGGCTCGGCCAGCAATCCTGCGGCCCTGACTCAGGTTGGCAGCTTCAGCGTGCTGGCCCCTGATGGTGTATTCAATCTCAATGTGGGTGGCATCAATGTGGTAACAGCCGGCACAGTGACCGGTGTTGGTCAATCGGTCACCACGAGCCTGGGCAATGTGCTGACCATCACCGGTTACGATGCTGCCAGCGGCGTGGTCAGCTATAGCTACACCTTGAGCGGTGCCGAGAACCACCCCAATGGTGCTGGCGGCAATGGGCTGGGTGAGAGTATCAGTGTTCAGGTCAGTGACACGGATGGCGATGTCGCCAGTGGTTCGCTGGATATCAATGTCATCGACGATGTACCGCAAGCAGTGGCCGACACCAATGCGGTGACCGCTACCGAGAACCAGCTGACCCTCACCGGCAACGTGTTGAGCAATGACGTGCAAGGCGCCGACCGCGTCCCCAGCGGGCCGATTACTGCCGGTACCTTTGTCGGAACCTACGGCACTCTGGTACTGGCGGCCGACGGTTCCTACACCTATACGCTCAATACAGCCGATCCGGACTTTATCAATCTGCAGGGTGGCGGTAACGGGGTCGAGACTTTTACCTACACCCTGACCGACGCCGATGGCGATGCATCCAGTGCCAATCTGGTGCTCAACGTTACCAACCTGAATGATCAGGTGGAACTCAACGGGCTCTCCATCAACGGTGGTGAGTTGGTGCTGTCCGAGAAGAACCTGGCGACTGGCAGCAGCCCTGACGCAGCGGCGCTGACCCAGAGCGGCACTTTTAGCGTGACCGCCGCCGATGGCCTGCAGTCGCTGACCGTGGGCGGCATCAATGTGATCAGCGGCGGGGTAGCCAATAGCTTCCCGCAGTCGCTTACCACAGCGCTGGGCAACACTCTGACGATCAACGGATACAACCCGGCCACGGGCGAGGTCAGCTACAGCTACACCCTGAACGGCAATGATGCGCATGCCACCGCCAATGGCAGCAACAGCCTTGGCGAGAGTTTCAATGTGGTGGCCACCGACACCGATGGCAGCAGCGCGAGCATGAGCATCGATGTGTCTATTGTCGATGACGTGCCGACCGCAGTGGGCGACAGCAACGCCGTTACCGCTACCGAGAACCAGCTGACCCTGACCGGCAATGTGTTGAGCAACGACGTGCAAGGCGCCGATCGCGTCGCGAGCGGTCCGATCACTGCTGGCACCTTCACCGGCACCTACGGCACCCTGGTACTGGCGGCCGACGGTTCCTACACCTATACGCTCAACACTGCCGATCCGGACTTCTTCAACCTGCACGGTGGCGGTAACGGGGTCGAGACCTTTACCTACACCCTGACCGATGCTGATGGCGATGTGTCTACCGCCAACCTGGTACTCAACGTCAGCAACCTCAATGACCCGGTGACCCTCAATGGCCTGAACGTTGAAGGCGGCGAGCTCACCGTGTTCGAGAAGAACCTCGGCGACGGCAGCAGCCCGGACACCCCGGCGCTGACCCAGACGGGCAGCTTTACCGTCACGGCGCTTGATGGCGTACAGACCCTGAGCGTTGGCGGTATCAACGTGGTCAGTGGCGGTGTGGCCAGTGGCTTGCCGCAATCTGTGACCACGGCCCTGGGCAACACCCTGACCATCACCGGTTACAACGCCGCCACTGGTGTGGTGACCTATAGCTACACCCTGCTCGACAACGAAGCCCACGCCACCGCCAATGGCACCAACAGCCTGGGCGAAAGCTTCACGGTCAGCGTGACCGATACCGATGGCAGCACCGCCAGCGGCTCGCTGGATGTGAACATCGTTGACGATGTACCGACCGCTGCGGGTGATACCAACGCCGTTACCGCTACCGAGAACCAGCTGACCCTGACCGGCAATGTGTTGAGCAACGACGTGCAAGGCGCCGACCGCGTCGCGAGCGGGCCGATCACTGCTGGCACCTTCACCGGCACCTACGGCACCCTGGTACTGGCGGCCGACGGTTCCTACACCTATACGCTCAACACTGCCGATCCGGACTTCTTCAATCTGCACGGTGGCGGTAACGGGGTCGAGACCTTTACCTACACCCTGACCGATGCCGATGGCGATGTGTCTACCGCCAACCTGGTGCTCAACGTCAGCAACCTCAATGACCCGGTGACCCTCAATGGCCTGAACGTTGAAGGCGGCGAGCTCACCGTGTTCGAGAAGAACCTCGGCGACGGCAGTAGCCCGGACACCCCGGCGCTGACCCAGACGGGCAGCTTTACCGTCACGGCGCTTGATGGCGTACAGACCCTGACCGTTGGCGGTATCAACGTGGTCAGTGGCGGTGTGGCCAGTGGCTTGCCGCAATCTGTGACCACGGCCCTGGGCAACACCCTGACCATCACCGGTTACAACGCCGCCACCGGTGTGGTGACCTACAGCTACACCCTGCTCGACAACGAAGCCCACGCCACCGCCAATGGCACCAACAGCCTGGGCGAAAGCTTCACGGTCAGCGTGACCGATACCGATGGCAGCACCGCCAGCGGCTCGCTGGATGTGAACATCGTTGACGATGTACCGACCGCAGCAGGCGATAGCAACGCCGTTACCGCTACCGAGAACCAGCTGACCCTGACCGGCAATGTGTTGAGCAACGACGTGCAAGGCGCCGATCGCGTCGCGAGCGGTCCGATCACTGCTGGCACCTTCACCGGCACCTACGGCACCCTGGTACTGGCGGCCGACGGTTCCTACACCTATACGCTCAACACTGCCGATCCGGACTTCTTCAATCTGCACGGTGGCGGTAACGGGGTCGAGACCTTTACCTACACCCTGACCGATGCCGATGGCGATGTGTCTACCGCCAACCTGGTGCTCAACGTCAGCAACCTCAATGACCCGGTGACCCTCAATGGCCTGAACGTTGAAGGCGGCGAGCTCACCGTGTTCGAGAAGAACCTCGGCGACGGCAGTAGCCCGGACACCCCGGCGCTGACCCAGACGGGCAGCTTTACCGTCACGGCGCTTGATGGCGTACAGACCCTGACCGTTGGCGGTATCAACGTGGTCAGTGGCGGTGTGGCCAGTGGCTTGCCGCAATCTGTGACCACGGCCCTGGGCAACACCCTGACCATCACCGGTTACAACGCCGCCACCGGTGTGGTGACCTATAGCTACACCCTGCTCGACAACGAAGCCCACGCCACCGCCAATGGCACCAACAGCCTGGGCGAAAGCTTCACGGTCAGCGTGACCGATACCGATGGCAGCACCGCCAGCGGCTCGCTGGATGTGAACATCGTTGACGATGTACCGACCGCAGCAGGCGACAGCAACGCCGTTACCGCCACCGAGAACCAGCTGACCCTGACCGGCAATGTGTTGAGCAACGACGTGCAAGGCGCCGACCGCGTCGCGAGCGGGCCGATCACTGCTGGCACCTTCACCGGCACCTACGGCACCCTGGTGCTGGCTGCCGACGGTTCCTACACCTATACGCTCAATACTGCCGATCCGGACTTCTTCAACCTGCACGGTGGCGGTAACGGGGTCGAGACCTTTACCTACACCCTGACCGATGCCGATGGCGATGTGTCTACCGCCAACCTGGTACTCAACGTCAGCAACCTCAATGACCCGGTCACCCTCAATGGCCTGAACGTTGAAGGCGGCGAGCTCACCGTGTTCGAGAAGAACCTCGGCGACGGCAGCAGCCCGGACACCCCGGCGCTGACCCAGACGGGCAGCTTTACCGTCACGGCGCTTGATGGCGTACAGACCCTGAGCGTTGGCGGTATCAACGTGGTCAGTGGCGGTGTGGCCAGTGGCTTGCCGCAATCTGTGACCACGGCCCTGGGCAACACCCTGACCATCACCGGCTACAACGCCGCCACCGGTGTGGTGACCTACACCTACACCCTGCTCGACAATGAAAACCACCCTACGGCCAACGGTGCCAACAGCCTGAGCGAGAGCTTTACGGTTACCGCCACGGATACCGATGGCAGTACTGCCAGTGGCGCCATCGACGTGAATATCGTCGATGATCTACCGGCGGCTGCGGGTGATACCAACGCCGTTACCGCCACCGAGAACCAGCTGACCCTGACCGGTAATGTGCTGAGCAATGACGTGCAAGGCGCCGACCGTATCCAGAGCGGTCCGATCACTGCCGGCACCTTCACCGGTACTTATGGCACTCTGGTGCTGGCCGCTGATGGTTCCTACACCTATACGCTCAACCCCAACGACCAGGACTTCAAGAACCTGCACGGTGGTGGCAATGGCACCGAGACCTTTACCTACACCCTCAAAGACGCCGATGGCGATACCAGCACAGCCAACCTGGTGCTCAACGTCAGCAACCTCAATGACCCGGTGACCCTCAATGGGCTGAACATCAACGGTGGCGAGCTCACTGTCTACGAGAAAAACCTCAGTGACGGCAGCAGCCCAAGCACCTCGGCGCTGACCCAGGGCGGCAGCTTCACCGTGACCGCACCGGACGGCCTGCAGACCCTGACCGTCGGCGGTATCAGCGTGTTCAGTGGTGGCGTCGCCAGTGGTTTCCCGCAATCGGCGACCACGGCCCTGGGCAACACCCTGACCATCACCGGCTACAACGCCGCCACCGGTGTGGTGACCTACACCTACACCTTGCTCGACAATGAGAACCACCCTACGGCCAACGGTGCCAACAGCCTGAGCGAGAGCTTTACGGTTACCGCCACCGATACTGACGGCAGTACCGCCAATGGTGCCATCGACGTCAATATCGTCGATGACTTGCCGAGCGCAGTGAACGACACCAACGCTGTCACCGCCACTGAAGTGCAACTGACCTTGACCGGCAATGTACTGAGCAATGACGTGCAAGGTGCCGACCGTGTAACCGGGCCGATCACCGCCGGAACTTTCACCGGTACCTACGGCACTCTGGTACTGGCGGCTGATGGCTCTTACACCTATACGCTCAACCCCAACGACCAGGACTTCAAGAACCTGCACGGTGGTGGCAATGGCACCGAGACCTTTACCTACACCCTCAAAGACGCCGATGGCGATACCAGCACAGCCAACCTGGTGCTCAACGTCAGCAACCTCAATGACCCGGTGACCCTCAATGGGCTGAACATCAACGGTGGCGAGCTCACTGTCTACGAGAAAAACCTCAGTGACGGCAGCAGCCCAAGCACCCCGGCGCTGACCCAGGGCGGCAGCTTCACCGTGACCGCACCGGACGGCCTGCAGACCCTGACCGTCGGCGGTATCAGCGTGGTCAGTGGTGGCGTCGCCAGTGGTTTTCCGCAATCGGCGACCACGGCCCTGGGCAACACCCTGACCATCACCGGCTACAACGCCGCCACCGGTGTTGTGACCTACACCTACACCTTGCTCGACAATGAGAACCACCCTACGGCCAACGGTGCCAACAGCCTGAGCGAGAGCTTTACGGTCACCGCCACCGATACTGACGGCAGTACCGCCAATGGTGCCATCGACGTCAATATCGTCGATGACTTGCCGAGTGCAGTGAACGACACCAACGCTGTCACCGCCACTGAAGTGCAACTGACCTTGACCGGCAATGTACTGAGCAATGACGTGCAAGGTGCCGACCGTGTAACCGGGCCGATCACCGCCGGAACTTTCACCGGTACCTACGGCACTCTGGTACTGGCGGCTGATGGCTCTTACACCTATACGCTCAACCCCAACGACCAGGACTTCAAGAACCTGCACGGTGGCGGCAACGGCATCGAGAGCTTCACCTACACCTTGCGCGATGCCGATGGCGATACCAGCACTGCGACCCTCAAGCTCAATGTCAGTAACCTCGATAACCCGGTGACCATCGACGGGCTGAACGTCAATGGCGGTGAGCTGACCGTCTACGAAAAAAACCTCAGTGACGGCACCAGCCCGGACTCGCCAGCCCTGACCCAGTCGGGCAGCTTCACCGTGACCGCCCCCGATGGCCTGCAGAGCCTTACAGTAGGTGGCATCAGCGTGGTCAGTGGTGGCGTGGTCAACGGCTTCCCGCAGTCCGGGACGACCCCGCTGGGCAACTCCATCACCATCACCGGTTACAACCCCGCTACCGGGGTGGTCAGCTACACCTACACCTTGCTCGACAACGAAAACCACCCCAATGCCAATGGCATCAATAACCTCAACGAAAGCATCAACGTCGTTGCCACCGATACCGACGGTAGTTCAGCCAGCGCGACCATCGATGTGAAGATCGTCGACGACGTGCCCAATGCCACAGGGGCCGAGCGTTCGGTGACCCCGGGCCAGGTGGATTCGAACCTGCTGCTGGTCATCGACGTCTCCGGCAGTATGAACGATGCCTCGGGTGTGCCTGGATTGACGCGCATGCAACTGGCCAAGCAGGCAATCAGTGCCTTGCTCGACAAGTACGACGAAATGGGCGACGTGAAGGTTCAGTTGGTGACCTTCTCCACCGGGGCCAACCAGCCGTCAACGGTGTGGGTGACCGTCGATCAGGCCAAGGCCATCGTCAATGGCCTGAGCGCGGGCGGTTCGACCTATTACGACTCGGCAATCAACTCGGCGCAGACGGCCTATACCACCGGTGGAAAAATTACCGGTGCGCAGAACATCGTGTATTTCTTCTCTGACGGCGAACCGACGTCGGGGCACTCCATCACTGCGCCACGGGAAGCAGCCTGGGAGACGTTTCTCGACAGCAATGGCATCAAGTCATATGCCATCGGCCTGGGCGGTGGCGTCAATGCCGGCAACCTCAACCCGTTGTCCTACGATGGCAGTACGCACACCGACACCAACGCCACCGTAGTCACCGACCTCAACCAGCTCAACTCGGTGCTGTCCGGTACCGTGCAGGGTGCGCCGATCACCGGCAGCCTGATGAGTGGTGGCCAGTTCGGCGCTGATGGCGGCTTCATCAAGTCGCTGGTGATTGACGGCACCACCTACACCTACGATCCCAAGGGCAACGGCGGCGCAGGCTCCTACGCCACCAGTGGAGCGGCGGATCGCGGCACCTTCGATACCGGCACCAACAGCATTACCGTGAAAACCGCGATTGGCGGCAGCATCGTGGTCAACATGGATACTGGCGACTTTACCTACACGCCACCCAAAGACACCGGCAGCGGCCAGGTCGAGCAGATCGGTTTCGTGGCCAGCGACAACGACGGCGACACCGCCAGCGCCAACCTGGTGATCAATGTTTACGCCAATACCGCACCAGTGGCCGGGGCTGACCATATCATCACCAATATCCTTTCAAGCAGCATCACGGTGCCTGCCGAGGGGTTGCTGGCCAATGACAGCGATGCCAACCATGACCGTCTGAGCATACCGTCGACGACCACCTTCCAGACAGACTGGGCG encodes:
- a CDS encoding TolC family outer membrane protein, with the protein product MRVLTPITSAILLAMACTHAQAMSLNEAVQSAVDQHPEINASRNSRLSADEDVKFARGGYFPTVDLVAGYGRQRSDNTNTRGFNADGSRNHNKETLSYTQSDLRLRQMLFDGFNTPNEVGRTEAVVNSRAYYTQATAESIALRTVEVYLEVLKRRELVTLAKNNLQAHLRVNDQIGLRSERGVGSNADRDQSTARRALAENNLYTAEVDLADAEANFYSVVGRPADELETPTTIKGEVPGDLGAARQGMLDNNPYLKSAQADVNAAEQQYEVAKSPFYPRLDAVLATGANNNTAGQVGHDNNDWQAGVELSYNLFRGGSDKARLQSDAHKINQAMDIRNNALRTLNENLALSWNAMNNARVQLPAAREYAETTTRVRAAYQDQFGLGQRTLLDLLDSENELYNANRRYTEVRYTEEFSMYRVLANMGELLSKQRISLPPEAIAKSEVKSEARLPDMR
- a CDS encoding retention module-containing protein; the protein is MAKLIGIVSKVVGEVFAVGSDGSRRPLVEGDRLYAGEQLDTGVAGAVAVHLQNGAELTLGRGSNLTLTPELLANQAAHVDTPESLTPSQAQLSDVEKLQQAIAAGADPTQDADPTAAGPASGGAPGALGGGHSFVILDEVAGRVDPVIGFPTAGFNGFPELRELDVGLINNNDDLPPVAVDNPVSIEGLGVEGGELSLSEANLPQGSASNPAALTQVGSFSVLAPDGVFNLNVGGINVVTAGTVTGVGQSVTTSLGNVLTITGYDAASGVVSYSYTLSGAENHPNGAGGNGLGESISVQVSDTDGDVASGSLDINVIDDVPQAVADTNAVTATENQLTLTGNVLSNDVQGADRVPSGPITAGTFVGTYGTLVLAADGSYTYTLNTADPDFINLQGGGNGVETFTYTLTDADGDASSANLVLNVTNLNDQVELNGLSINGGELVLSEKNLATGSSPDAAALTQSGTFSVTAADGLQSLTVGGINVISGGVANSFPQSLTTALGNTLTINGYNPATGEVSYSYTLNGNDAHATANGSNSLGESFNVVATDTDGSSASMSIDVSIVDDVPTAVGDSNAVTATENQLTLTGNVLSNDVQGADRVASGPITAGTFTGTYGTLVLAADGSYTYTLNTADPDFFNLHGGGNGVETFTYTLTDADGDVSTANLVLNVSNLNDPVTLNGLNVEGGELTVFEKNLGDGSSPDTPALTQTGSFTVTALDGVQTLSVGGINVVSGGVASGLPQSVTTALGNTLTITGYNAATGVVTYSYTLLDNEAHATANGTNSLGESFTVSVTDTDGSTASGSLDVNIVDDVPTAAGDTNAVTATENQLTLTGNVLSNDVQGADRVASGPITAGTFTGTYGTLVLAADGSYTYTLNTADPDFFNLHGGGNGVETFTYTLTDADGDVSTANLVLNVSNLNDPVTLNGLNVEGGELTVFEKNLGDGSSPDTPALTQTGSFTVTALDGVQTLTVGGINVVSGGVASGLPQSVTTALGNTLTITGYNAATGVVTYSYTLLDNEAHATANGTNSLGESFTVSVTDTDGSTASGSLDVNIVDDVPTAAGDSNAVTATENQLTLTGNVLSNDVQGADRVASGPITAGTFTGTYGTLVLAADGSYTYTLNTADPDFFNLHGGGNGVETFTYTLTDADGDVSTANLVLNVSNLNDPVTLNGLNVEGGELTVFEKNLGDGSSPDTPALTQTGSFTVTALDGVQTLTVGGINVVSGGVASGLPQSVTTALGNTLTITGYNAATGVVTYSYTLLDNEAHATANGTNSLGESFTVSVTDTDGSTASGSLDVNIVDDVPTAAGDSNAVTATENQLTLTGNVLSNDVQGADRVASGPITAGTFTGTYGTLVLAADGSYTYTLNTADPDFFNLHGGGNGVETFTYTLTDADGDVSTANLVLNVSNLNDPVTLNGLNVEGGELTVFEKNLGDGSSPDTPALTQTGSFTVTALDGVQTLSVGGINVVSGGVASGLPQSVTTALGNTLTITGYNAATGVVTYTYTLLDNENHPTANGANSLSESFTVTATDTDGSTASGAIDVNIVDDLPAAAGDTNAVTATENQLTLTGNVLSNDVQGADRIQSGPITAGTFTGTYGTLVLAADGSYTYTLNPNDQDFKNLHGGGNGTETFTYTLKDADGDTSTANLVLNVSNLNDPVTLNGLNINGGELTVYEKNLSDGSSPSTSALTQGGSFTVTAPDGLQTLTVGGISVFSGGVASGFPQSATTALGNTLTITGYNAATGVVTYTYTLLDNENHPTANGANSLSESFTVTATDTDGSTANGAIDVNIVDDLPSAVNDTNAVTATEVQLTLTGNVLSNDVQGADRVTGPITAGTFTGTYGTLVLAADGSYTYTLNPNDQDFKNLHGGGNGTETFTYTLKDADGDTSTANLVLNVSNLNDPVTLNGLNINGGELTVYEKNLSDGSSPSTPALTQGGSFTVTAPDGLQTLTVGGISVVSGGVASGFPQSATTALGNTLTITGYNAATGVVTYTYTLLDNENHPTANGANSLSESFTVTATDTDGSTANGAIDVNIVDDLPSAVNDTNAVTATEVQLTLTGNVLSNDVQGADRVTGPITAGTFTGTYGTLVLAADGSYTYTLNPNDQDFKNLHGGGNGIESFTYTLRDADGDTSTATLKLNVSNLDNPVTIDGLNVNGGELTVYEKNLSDGTSPDSPALTQSGSFTVTAPDGLQSLTVGGISVVSGGVVNGFPQSGTTPLGNSITITGYNPATGVVSYTYTLLDNENHPNANGINNLNESINVVATDTDGSSASATIDVKIVDDVPNATGAERSVTPGQVDSNLLLVIDVSGSMNDASGVPGLTRMQLAKQAISALLDKYDEMGDVKVQLVTFSTGANQPSTVWVTVDQAKAIVNGLSAGGSTYYDSAINSAQTAYTTGGKITGAQNIVYFFSDGEPTSGHSITAPREAAWETFLDSNGIKSYAIGLGGGVNAGNLNPLSYDGSTHTDTNATVVTDLNQLNSVLSGTVQGAPITGSLMSGGQFGADGGFIKSLVIDGTTYTYDPKGNGGAGSYATSGAADRGTFDTGTNSITVKTAIGGSIVVNMDTGDFTYTPPKDTGSGQVEQIGFVASDNDGDTASANLVINVYANTAPVAGADHIITNILSSSITVPAEGLLANDSDANHDRLSIPSTTTFQTDWAAKGAGFTVGSATPPTVSFNGTNNSSGNQLRDLPRSSFRGPADVMTAALIVNGYLGAVTTANANDEDVLTVTLKKGETLTLDHNLAAGNILMEWKDASGSYQTIADGGFFTASHDGLYSIHLVNLTNTSGSNVNNAENYALTMTVDYSNAQNETAYGTYTLSDGHGGSSTGNVDINYQEGSTLTGTGGDDTLLAGAGNDTLNAGAGNDVLIGGDGNDFLYGGDGNDLLIGGAGNDLLDGGAGIDTASYASATGAVTVNLSTVGGQNTGGAGTDTLVAIENLIGSDYNDTLTGNNNANVLTGGLGNDTLNGAGGDDVLIGGPGNNTLTGGTGSDTFLYQQGNTGHDVVTDFTPGTDRLDLSQLLQGENTTTASLDDYLHFKVTGSGASVVSTIEVSSVAGAAPTQTIDLAGVNLAQHYGVTAGAGGVIAAGQDTATIINGMLNDHSLKVDTV